The following proteins come from a genomic window of Paenibacillus spongiae:
- a CDS encoding Cof-type HAD-IIB family hydrolase, which yields MGAIKLVALDMDGTLLNEVQEISQENQMWIRKALDAGVTVCFATGRGFQSALPYAEQLKLDTPMITVNGGEIWHRPHVLHKRSLMPVSYIKRLHELALKHEECWYWAYTTGGIFNKEQWLRTGEDYESHHWLKFGYYTEDEAMLADIYRETSGWGGLEITNSSHSNLEMNPAGVTKATAIQELCGLLGIDMSQVAAMGDSLNDIDMIRKAGLGVAVGNAQAVVKEAADEVIVTNNEHAVAHLIRNFVLKG from the coding sequence TTGGGAGCAATCAAACTGGTAGCACTCGACATGGATGGAACATTGCTGAATGAAGTGCAAGAAATCAGCCAAGAGAATCAGATGTGGATCCGGAAGGCGCTCGATGCAGGCGTGACGGTCTGCTTTGCAACCGGGCGCGGTTTTCAAAGCGCGCTGCCTTATGCGGAGCAGCTGAAGCTCGATACGCCGATGATTACGGTTAACGGCGGCGAAATTTGGCACAGGCCGCATGTGCTTCACAAGCGGTCGCTTATGCCGGTATCTTACATCAAGCGGCTCCACGAGCTGGCGCTGAAGCATGAGGAATGCTGGTATTGGGCGTACACGACCGGAGGCATTTTCAACAAGGAGCAATGGCTCAGGACCGGCGAGGATTACGAGTCGCATCACTGGCTGAAATTCGGTTATTACACCGAGGATGAGGCCATGCTGGCGGACATCTACCGCGAAACGTCCGGCTGGGGCGGTTTGGAGATTACGAATTCGTCTCACTCGAACCTGGAGATGAACCCTGCGGGAGTCACCAAGGCAACCGCAATCCAGGAGCTGTGCGGCCTGCTTGGCATCGATATGTCCCAGGTGGCCGCAATGGGCGACAGCCTGAACGATATCGATATGATCCGCAAGGCCGGTCTAGGCGTTGCGGTCGGTAATGCGCAGGCTGTGGTTAAAGAAGCTGCCGATGAGGTCATCGTAACCAATAACGAGCATGCTGTCGCGCATCTGATTCGAAACTTTGTGCTGAAAGGGTGA
- a CDS encoding DUF456 domain-containing protein produces the protein MAGAIFPILPGALAIYAAFFVYGFFISFSPFGFWFWTIQTLIVAALFIADYAVNAWGVKRFGGSRASVIGSTVGVIVGPFAIPAFGLLLGPLIGAIIGELFAGASFDKSLKVGFGSVVGLFSSMVVKIILQAVMIVLFIIWI, from the coding sequence ATGGCCGGTGCCATTTTCCCGATATTGCCGGGGGCGTTAGCGATCTACGCCGCTTTTTTCGTTTACGGTTTTTTTATATCCTTCTCGCCATTCGGTTTCTGGTTTTGGACGATTCAGACGCTGATCGTCGCGGCGCTGTTTATTGCCGATTATGCGGTCAATGCATGGGGAGTGAAACGGTTCGGAGGCTCTCGCGCATCCGTTATCGGAAGTACGGTCGGGGTTATTGTCGGACCGTTCGCCATTCCGGCCTTCGGATTATTGCTAGGCCCGCTGATCGGCGCGATTATTGGCGAATTGTTTGCCGGCGCAAGCTTCGACAAGTCGCTTAAAGTCGGCTTCGGCTCGGTAGTCGGGCTGTTTTCCAGCATGGTCGTCAAGATTATTTTGCAAGCTGTCATGATCGTATTGTTCATTATTTGGATCTAG
- a CDS encoding ThuA domain-containing protein: MIKVTVWNEFLHEKQHEEVRKVYPDGIHNAIANGIGTDGFEVRTATLDQPEHGLTEEVLANTDVLIWWGHMGHDKVEDAIVDRVQARVLQGMGLIVLHSGHFSKIFKKLMGTGCDLKWREANETERIWVVNPAHPIAAGLPEHFELEREEMYGEHFDIPAPDELVLISWFEGGEVFRSGCTFFRGQGKVFYFRPGHETYPTYYDKNVLQVIRNGIKWAAPSGAAAPVRGNHQPLETIKSK; encoded by the coding sequence ATGATTAAAGTAACGGTATGGAACGAATTTTTGCATGAGAAGCAGCATGAGGAAGTACGCAAGGTTTACCCGGACGGCATCCATAACGCAATTGCCAACGGGATCGGCACGGACGGCTTCGAGGTCCGTACCGCAACATTGGATCAGCCGGAGCATGGATTGACGGAAGAGGTTCTGGCGAATACCGACGTTCTTATCTGGTGGGGACATATGGGTCATGACAAAGTGGAGGATGCCATTGTCGACCGCGTTCAGGCCCGCGTCCTGCAAGGAATGGGGCTAATCGTTCTCCATTCGGGACACTTCTCCAAAATCTTCAAGAAGCTGATGGGAACCGGCTGCGACCTGAAATGGCGCGAAGCGAATGAGACGGAGCGGATTTGGGTTGTTAACCCTGCGCATCCGATCGCTGCGGGATTGCCGGAGCACTTCGAGCTAGAGCGTGAGGAAATGTACGGCGAGCACTTCGATATTCCAGCGCCGGACGAGCTGGTGCTGATCAGCTGGTTCGAAGGCGGCGAGGTGTTCCGCAGCGGCTGTACCTTCTTCCGCGGACAAGGCAAAGTCTTCTATTTCCGTCCGGGTCACGAGACGTATCCGACTTACTACGACAAGAACGTCCTGCAAGTTATTCGTAACGGAATCAAATGGGCTGCTCCGTCCGGTGCGGCTGCTCCGGTTCGCGGCAATCATCAGCCGCTTGAGACCATCAAATCGAAATAA
- a CDS encoding putative polysaccharide biosynthesis protein, which produces MAKKDSLIKGTLILAAAALVARFLGLFQRIPFDYLMGSAGIAYFNIANNVYLLLLIIATGGIPSAISRMISERYALGRKREAQRIYRAALLFGLLAGVIIATLLFFLAPVFAASGGHPDASAAVAAIAPALLVFPVIAMMRGYFQGRQLMTPGGISQIIEQFARVLTAIGLVLIVLSWGWGDRWLAAAAAFGSVFGSLAAFAVMLYYARKLRKQDIQEAKSEPEPRPDTSRRLSFKTIYREMFAISIPIVIAAMTVQFIYNFDTWLFERLTDAFYASSADSLQALAELGNRAQALAGIPPILAIALSTSILPIISSAYSVKNMDEVQRQTSLVMRIVVFTGVPAALALVVAAPSVTGLIYQDASGSGLVAALTAGTIFQITMMTSNSILFGLGRAKLPMMHTVAGLIVKVVGSVVLAPLLGAYGLIIASTLCFLTIASLNLRAIRKVVPYSILGSRWLGYMATIIVSAGTGWLVDMGVRQLLEGLPSKLTYFLSAAATGIVALGLYVLLLVLLRVVRPEDARQFPGPLRKLLGPVMRIARSRGTGSS; this is translated from the coding sequence ATGGCAAAAAAGGACTCCTTGATAAAAGGGACGCTCATTCTCGCAGCGGCGGCGCTGGTGGCCCGGTTTCTCGGGTTGTTCCAGCGCATTCCATTCGATTATCTTATGGGAAGCGCCGGCATTGCCTACTTCAATATAGCGAACAACGTTTACCTGCTGCTCCTGATTATTGCAACCGGCGGCATCCCAAGCGCGATCAGCAGGATGATATCCGAGCGCTATGCGTTGGGCCGGAAGCGGGAGGCACAGCGGATCTACAGGGCTGCGTTATTATTCGGCTTGTTGGCTGGCGTCATCATTGCGACATTACTATTCTTCCTGGCTCCCGTATTTGCGGCTTCCGGAGGCCATCCCGACGCCTCGGCAGCCGTTGCGGCCATTGCGCCGGCACTGCTGGTGTTTCCGGTCATCGCGATGATGCGCGGCTACTTCCAAGGCAGGCAGCTGATGACGCCGGGCGGGATTTCACAAATTATCGAGCAGTTCGCCCGCGTCCTGACCGCGATCGGTCTGGTTTTGATTGTGTTATCATGGGGATGGGGCGACCGCTGGCTGGCGGCTGCTGCGGCATTCGGCAGCGTATTCGGCAGCTTGGCGGCCTTCGCCGTCATGTTGTACTATGCCCGCAAACTGCGAAAGCAGGATATTCAGGAAGCGAAGAGTGAACCGGAGCCGCGGCCCGACACGAGCCGCCGGCTTTCCTTCAAGACGATTTACCGCGAGATGTTCGCCATCTCGATTCCAATCGTCATCGCTGCGATGACGGTTCAATTCATTTATAATTTTGACACCTGGCTGTTTGAGAGACTGACGGATGCGTTCTACGCGAGCAGCGCCGATTCGCTGCAGGCATTGGCGGAGCTTGGGAACCGGGCTCAGGCGCTGGCTGGCATCCCGCCGATTCTGGCCATCGCGTTAAGTACATCGATTCTGCCGATCATCTCGTCGGCGTATTCCGTCAAGAATATGGACGAGGTGCAGCGGCAGACGTCGCTTGTTATGCGCATCGTGGTTTTCACCGGCGTTCCGGCTGCGCTTGCTCTGGTTGTTGCGGCACCATCGGTAACCGGATTGATTTATCAAGATGCGAGCGGCAGCGGGCTGGTTGCGGCGCTTACGGCCGGAACGATCTTCCAGATTACGATGATGACGAGCAACTCCATCCTGTTCGGTCTTGGCAGGGCGAAGCTTCCGATGATGCATACCGTGGCCGGCCTGATTGTGAAAGTCGTCGGCAGCGTGGTGCTTGCACCGCTCCTCGGCGCTTATGGGCTTATCATCGCCTCCACGCTATGCTTCCTGACCATTGCCTCGCTCAACCTGCGGGCGATCCGCAAAGTGGTTCCGTACTCGATTCTCGGGTCGCGCTGGCTTGGTTACATGGCCACCATCATCGTATCCGCAGGAACGGGCTGGCTCGTGGATATGGGCGTCAGACAGCTGCTGGAAGGCTTGCCGTCCAAGCTGACGTACTTCCTCTCCGCTGCAGCCACAGGCATTGTAGCGCTAGGCCTATATGTCCTGCTGCTCGTGCTGCTTCGGGTTGTAAGGCCGGAGGATGCCCGTCAATTCCCGGGTCCGCTGCGTAAGCTTCTCGGACCAGTCATGCGGATTGCAAGAAGCCGCGGGACAGGGAGCAGCTAG
- a CDS encoding copper amine oxidase N-terminal domain-containing protein, which yields MVKWMKRKSVLAVMLAAVMMIAAGCQAVGGVDLNQMLKQTLKVGAYEGSQTLEFKLLMDEGELGASEEDKALFDLISHIKLTLDDIKVKDAENASFKGKLELGKKQIGFKLAMNAEAAVLELDGAKKPIVLEVANLMASNELFGQVVDQELSIDGKPDQPELTQDQEESLAKAGQQLIETVAGYAIDKLPNPARIKVSPAQETVRGENVNVMHVQAELSGKEIYPWIKSYMDALVSDKENLRKTIAAVYDLVQSQEDVLGSAGVDTESIFGSIPEEDDRSKAIDEAVNEIVQGIADLKQEMEQAEKEEADFVNAIFNEETFVKADLFVDSKLDVRKSVIEVSVKPSAVEGDEEMSFSPITGIWIKATSEKSNVNGDIKPDEAVIPKDGLTVEQFFDMQGYQVLRQFDNNSVMYDILRNQMHISRQQIHMYPEYSSNPPIITPAGITLIPLRDTSDRLGATIKATDKGKSITLRDDATSTTIELKSGSKQAAINGKTVNWSFPVTVVDGVTYVPARDFVKALGGKVYWEDSYDDEKMLVIEREL from the coding sequence ATGGTCAAATGGATGAAACGAAAATCGGTATTAGCGGTCATGCTCGCGGCAGTTATGATGATTGCAGCCGGCTGTCAAGCTGTCGGCGGGGTCGATCTGAACCAAATGCTGAAGCAAACGCTTAAGGTGGGCGCATACGAAGGAAGCCAGACCCTCGAGTTCAAGCTTCTAATGGATGAAGGGGAGCTGGGGGCGTCAGAAGAAGATAAGGCGTTATTTGATCTTATTTCCCATATCAAGCTGACGCTGGATGACATCAAGGTGAAGGATGCGGAGAATGCCTCCTTCAAGGGGAAACTGGAGCTGGGCAAGAAGCAGATCGGCTTCAAGCTGGCTATGAACGCGGAAGCCGCCGTTCTTGAGCTGGACGGCGCCAAGAAGCCGATTGTGCTTGAAGTCGCGAATCTGATGGCGTCGAACGAATTGTTCGGACAAGTGGTGGATCAAGAATTATCCATCGACGGGAAACCGGATCAGCCAGAGCTTACACAAGACCAAGAAGAGAGCCTGGCCAAAGCAGGCCAGCAGCTGATCGAGACGGTGGCCGGCTATGCGATCGACAAATTGCCGAATCCGGCGCGGATTAAGGTAAGTCCGGCTCAGGAAACCGTTCGCGGCGAAAATGTCAATGTGATGCATGTTCAGGCAGAACTGAGCGGCAAGGAAATCTATCCATGGATCAAGTCCTATATGGATGCGCTCGTAAGCGACAAAGAAAATCTCCGCAAGACGATTGCGGCCGTATACGATCTGGTTCAAAGCCAAGAAGACGTGCTTGGTTCCGCGGGAGTCGACACGGAGAGCATCTTCGGTTCCATACCTGAAGAAGATGACCGTTCGAAGGCCATCGACGAAGCCGTCAATGAGATCGTTCAAGGCATTGCGGATTTGAAGCAAGAGATGGAACAAGCGGAGAAAGAGGAAGCCGACTTCGTTAACGCTATCTTTAATGAAGAAACGTTCGTCAAGGCGGACCTCTTCGTCGATAGCAAGCTCGACGTTCGTAAATCAGTAATTGAAGTATCCGTTAAGCCTTCCGCGGTTGAAGGCGATGAAGAAATGTCCTTCTCCCCAATTACAGGCATCTGGATCAAGGCGACTTCCGAGAAGTCTAATGTGAACGGAGACATCAAGCCGGATGAAGCCGTCATTCCCAAAGACGGTTTAACGGTTGAACAGTTTTTCGATATGCAAGGCTACCAAGTGCTGCGGCAGTTTGACAACAATTCGGTAATGTACGACATACTGCGCAATCAGATGCACATTTCGCGTCAGCAAATCCATATGTACCCGGAGTACAGCAGCAACCCGCCGATTATAACGCCGGCAGGAATTACGCTCATTCCGCTGCGGGATACGTCGGATCGGCTTGGAGCAACGATCAAGGCGACGGACAAAGGAAAGAGCATCACGCTTCGCGACGATGCGACCTCGACGACGATCGAACTGAAGAGCGGCAGCAAGCAGGCGGCAATTAACGGCAAAACCGTTAATTGGTCCTTCCCCGTCACCGTTGTGGACGGCGTTACCTATGTGCCGGCACGCGACTTTGTCAAAGCGCTTGGCGGTAAGGTATACTGGGAGGACAGCTACGATGACGAGAAAATGCTCGTTATCGAACGCGAACTGTAA
- a CDS encoding thioredoxin family protein — MVSIRTEEAFREAIASEELTVAVFKTTWCKDCHFLDPFMPDVEQQYDGRIRFFQIDRDELPDLCSELNILGIPSFIAFRSGKEMIRFVSKLRKTREEIEQFLDRALQVDGALNNG, encoded by the coding sequence ATGGTAAGTATTCGTACCGAAGAAGCATTCCGCGAAGCCATTGCTTCGGAAGAATTAACAGTCGCCGTGTTCAAGACGACCTGGTGCAAGGATTGCCACTTTCTCGATCCGTTCATGCCGGATGTCGAGCAGCAGTATGATGGACGAATCCGGTTCTTTCAGATCGACCGGGATGAACTGCCGGACTTGTGCAGCGAATTGAACATTCTCGGTATTCCAAGCTTCATTGCGTTCCGAAGCGGCAAGGAAATGATCCGCTTCGTCAGCAAGCTTCGCAAAACCCGCGAAGAAATCGAACAATTCCTTGACCGCGCGCTTCAAGTGGATGGAGCGCTAAATAACGGATAG
- a CDS encoding COX15/CtaA family protein — translation MVSRRFRMLTAVTCLGMLFVLLGGALVTNTESGRGCGDDWPLCHGKFIPAYTLESFIEYSHRLVTSIVGLFVLASFIGSILLYRRFRYREGVVHASGALFFTVLQALMGAAAVMWPQSAAVMALHFGLSIMAFAFTLLLWLWARRMNRGESLDKPAAAVPRSVLMLAIATIVYCYFVIYLGAYIRHTDAAGGCLGWPLCNGQIIPEWEGITRFVFAHRVAAFILFLVVGWLMILINRVCQTNAALRRSGVIAFALIVAQVLSGALLTATLTNEELFIFTNMLHNLIISAFFGVVADLAIRAWKWQEHRLNR, via the coding sequence ATGGTATCCAGACGGTTTCGCATGCTCACTGCTGTGACGTGCCTCGGAATGCTCTTTGTACTGCTTGGCGGCGCGCTCGTAACGAATACAGAGTCCGGCCGCGGATGTGGCGACGATTGGCCGCTATGTCACGGTAAGTTCATTCCTGCCTATACGCTTGAATCTTTCATTGAATACTCCCACCGGCTTGTTACAAGTATCGTTGGGCTTTTCGTTCTCGCTTCCTTCATTGGAAGCATTCTGTTGTACCGCCGTTTTCGTTACCGCGAGGGAGTCGTCCATGCGTCCGGCGCACTCTTCTTTACCGTGCTGCAAGCGCTGATGGGTGCCGCAGCTGTGATGTGGCCGCAATCGGCTGCAGTAATGGCGCTTCACTTCGGTTTGTCCATCATGGCCTTCGCTTTCACGCTGCTCCTCTGGCTGTGGGCAAGACGGATGAACCGGGGAGAATCGCTTGACAAGCCTGCGGCTGCGGTGCCGCGATCGGTCTTGATGCTGGCGATTGCTACAATTGTATATTGTTATTTCGTCATTTATTTGGGCGCCTACATCCGCCATACCGATGCAGCAGGCGGTTGTCTGGGATGGCCGCTCTGCAATGGACAGATTATTCCCGAATGGGAAGGAATAACCCGTTTCGTATTTGCACACCGGGTTGCAGCATTCATTCTGTTTCTCGTCGTAGGCTGGCTGATGATCTTGATCAACCGCGTCTGCCAAACGAATGCGGCACTGCGCCGCTCCGGCGTCATCGCATTCGCCCTCATTGTCGCCCAAGTGCTCAGCGGAGCGCTTCTGACGGCAACGCTGACGAATGAAGAGCTGTTTATTTTTACGAATATGCTCCATAACCTGATTATTTCCGCTTTCTTCGGGGTAGTCGCCGATTTGGCCATCCGAGCCTGGAAGTGGCAGGAACACCGGTTGAATCGATGA
- a CDS encoding Cthe_2314 family HEPN domain-containing protein, translating into MLRMIFDEQPRQAEGKLLSAMQAMERFGRMLNKRIERDSDSSHKLRKYEIWTLGLLASLDELEQSQYASQKFAAKVTSGSVDAMSSSERLDYNRYVYFDKNAFIRLFSILDKLGTLLNDVLELQTERFKAHFSYFTVLRNMRQRNAHPELMLALNELKERYKEPMGRLRKRRNTEVHYMNSEMQDDLMQSHTAYGSGYRLENLQAQSEDLRQGMDLVMESLRLSFEYAERRMRKRL; encoded by the coding sequence ATGCTGCGTATGATCTTCGATGAACAGCCGCGTCAAGCGGAGGGCAAGCTGCTAAGCGCGATGCAGGCCATGGAACGGTTCGGCCGTATGCTGAATAAACGAATCGAGCGCGACAGCGATTCCAGCCATAAGCTGCGCAAGTACGAAATTTGGACGTTAGGGCTGCTGGCTTCTCTTGATGAACTGGAACAGAGCCAATATGCTTCCCAGAAGTTTGCGGCCAAGGTGACGTCCGGCTCGGTTGACGCCATGTCAAGCTCGGAGCGGCTCGATTATAACCGATATGTTTACTTCGACAAGAATGCCTTTATTCGGCTGTTCTCGATTCTGGACAAGCTGGGTACGCTGCTCAACGATGTTTTGGAGCTGCAGACCGAGAGGTTCAAGGCGCATTTCTCATACTTTACCGTTCTTCGCAACATGCGCCAGCGCAATGCGCATCCCGAGCTGATGCTCGCATTGAATGAGCTGAAGGAACGCTATAAGGAGCCGATGGGCCGGCTGCGCAAACGCCGGAACACCGAGGTTCATTACATGAATTCGGAAATGCAGGATGATCTGATGCAGAGCCACACCGCATACGGCTCCGGTTACAGACTGGAGAATTTGCAGGCGCAATCGGAGGACTTGCGGCAGGGAATGGATCTTGTCATGGAAAGCTTGCGCTTGTCGTTCGAATATGCAGAAAGACGGATGAGGAAAAGACTGTAA
- a CDS encoding SDR family oxidoreductase, with protein MELKGRTALVTGSAKGLGKMTALALANMGCDIVLNYVNSAEEAHSLAAVISQLGVRATAIRADIAHQGEVKQLAEQAEKWSSTGGIDILINNAGPFIRERRVFADYDEEEIVGLLHGNLLGVMLLDHMLLGGMRARQWGRIIHFGFGHAGEGRAWPHRAVYAAAKTGLVSFTKTLAVEEASSGITVHMICPGDIRGINKERTIAEVLHERDEESPLGRPGSGEDIARVITFLCLPQSDYLTGNIVDVNGGFDPIKTSIISQS; from the coding sequence ATGGAGCTGAAGGGCAGAACGGCATTGGTCACGGGCAGTGCCAAAGGTTTAGGAAAAATGACGGCATTAGCGCTGGCGAATATGGGATGCGATATCGTTCTTAACTATGTGAACAGTGCGGAAGAGGCTCATTCGCTTGCCGCAGTGATCAGCCAGCTGGGCGTTCGCGCAACAGCAATCCGCGCCGATATTGCACATCAGGGAGAGGTCAAGCAACTCGCCGAACAAGCGGAGAAGTGGTCCTCCACCGGCGGTATCGACATTCTGATCAACAACGCGGGCCCTTTTATCCGGGAGCGCCGGGTATTCGCGGACTACGACGAAGAGGAAATCGTCGGCCTGCTGCATGGCAATTTGCTTGGCGTTATGCTGCTCGACCATATGCTTCTTGGAGGAATGAGAGCACGCCAGTGGGGGCGGATCATTCACTTCGGCTTCGGCCATGCAGGAGAAGGCCGTGCTTGGCCACATCGTGCCGTGTACGCGGCCGCGAAGACGGGCCTCGTCTCATTCACGAAGACGCTTGCCGTCGAAGAAGCTTCCAGCGGGATTACAGTTCATATGATATGTCCCGGCGATATTCGCGGCATCAATAAGGAGCGGACCATCGCTGAAGTGCTCCATGAACGCGATGAGGAATCGCCTCTCGGCCGTCCGGGAAGCGGTGAAGATATCGCACGCGTCATTACTTTCCTATGTCTGCCGCAATCCGATTATTTGACCGGCAACATCGTTGATGTCAACGGCGGGTTCGATCCGATTAAAACGAGTATAATCAGCCAGTCCTGA
- a CDS encoding NifU family protein yields the protein MSESTQNTMYDEVLDVLDKLRPFLQRDGGDVELVDVEDGIVKLRLVGACGSCPSSTITLKAGIERALLEEVEGVQEVMQVF from the coding sequence ATGAGCGAAAGCACACAAAATACCATGTATGATGAAGTATTGGACGTTCTGGATAAACTTCGTCCGTTCCTGCAGCGCGACGGCGGCGACGTTGAACTAGTCGACGTTGAAGATGGTATCGTTAAATTGCGTCTTGTAGGTGCTTGCGGCAGCTGTCCAAGTTCGACGATTACGCTTAAAGCGGGTATCGAGCGCGCCCTGCTGGAAGAAGTCGAAGGCGTACAAGAGGTTATGCAAGTATTCTAA
- a CDS encoding YuzB family protein, with product MQKPIIEFCASNMHHDTDRIMKRLEQEGLTEVIEYGCLGNCGECYLFPFALVNGEIVAASTADELYDRIMEEVNAERIEG from the coding sequence ATGCAAAAACCCATTATAGAATTTTGCGCAAGTAATATGCATCACGATACCGATCGAATCATGAAGCGGCTCGAGCAGGAAGGCCTGACCGAAGTCATCGAATACGGCTGTTTGGGCAACTGCGGAGAATGCTACTTGTTTCCGTTCGCTCTCGTAAATGGTGAAATTGTTGCGGCTTCCACTGCCGATGAACTATATGACCGCATCATGGAAGAAGTCAATGCCGAGCGGATCGAAGGCTAG
- a CDS encoding NAD(P)/FAD-dependent oxidoreductase produces MKRIIILGGGYGGLTVAHELLAGELPDNSHIVLIDRMPHQGLKTEYYALAAGTVADVDLRIAFPSDPRLIMTYGEVIDIDLNNKQVMMAGQDPLSYEWLIIALGCTDKYHGIDGAAQYSNSIQTFGATRRTYQQLNDVKPYGQVTIVGGGLSGVEVASELREGRPDLNIRILDRGPSILSAFPKKLQHYVSEWFLEHHVEMRGHVALSRLEKGVLYDSNSPQPILTDATVWTAGIQPVSVVQRMQQPKDNMGRLIINEYHQLPEYNNVYIVGDCAALPFSPSAQAAEAQGKQVAEVLQALWNDKKPRISKIKLRGVLGSLGKKAGFGLMGRTAIMGRVPRVLKSGVLWKSKRHLG; encoded by the coding sequence ATGAAACGCATTATCATTTTAGGCGGCGGCTACGGCGGCTTAACCGTCGCACATGAGCTTCTCGCAGGCGAGCTGCCGGACAACTCGCATATCGTCCTTATTGACCGCATGCCTCACCAAGGGTTAAAAACGGAATATTATGCCCTCGCGGCGGGAACGGTGGCAGATGTTGATCTGCGGATTGCTTTCCCATCGGATCCGCGTCTAATTATGACATATGGCGAAGTCATAGACATTGATTTGAACAACAAACAGGTCATGATGGCCGGTCAAGACCCGCTCTCATACGAATGGCTTATCATTGCCTTGGGCTGTACGGACAAATACCACGGCATCGATGGCGCAGCGCAATATTCGAACAGCATTCAGACGTTCGGCGCTACGCGCAGGACGTATCAGCAGTTGAACGATGTGAAGCCGTATGGCCAAGTTACGATCGTCGGCGGCGGGCTTAGCGGCGTAGAGGTCGCATCCGAGCTGCGCGAAGGACGGCCGGACCTCAACATTCGTATTCTGGACCGCGGACCGTCCATTCTATCCGCATTCCCGAAGAAACTCCAGCATTACGTCTCCGAGTGGTTTCTGGAGCATCATGTGGAGATGCGGGGTCACGTCGCCCTGAGCCGCCTGGAGAAGGGCGTGCTCTACGACAGCAATTCCCCTCAGCCGATCTTAACGGATGCTACGGTTTGGACGGCCGGCATTCAGCCCGTATCGGTTGTCCAACGCATGCAGCAGCCCAAGGATAATATGGGCCGTCTGATCATTAATGAATATCATCAGCTGCCGGAGTACAACAATGTCTACATCGTCGGCGATTGCGCCGCACTCCCCTTCTCGCCGAGTGCGCAAGCTGCCGAGGCGCAAGGCAAGCAGGTAGCCGAAGTATTGCAGGCGTTATGGAATGACAAGAAGCCCCGGATTTCGAAGATCAAGCTGAGGGGCGTTCTCGGCTCGCTCGGCAAGAAAGCAGGGTTTGGATTAATGGGTCGCACGGCTATTATGGGACGGGTGCCACGCGTATTGAAGAGCGGCGTATTGTGGAAATCCAAGCGCCACCTTGGGTAG